GGCTTCCATTACATCGTCCACGGGGCGCGGCTGGCGGGATCGGCGCCCGACCTCGGCCGGTAGGACCTCCGCCCGAGGTTGGGGCCCTCTCCCGCTGCGGCCCGTGTCTAGGAATTCCAGTTCAGCTCGGTGCGGATGCTGATCGGCTCGTGAGGATCGGGAAAGAAGGCTTCGAACGTGCCCGATTGGCGCGAACCCAGCAGCGCCGGGGAAAGGGGAACCGTGGTGGATCCCAGGAGCCTCCCCGCGGGATCGGTGAGCAGGATGCGGATCTCGACGTCGGTGGCCCGTCCAAGCCCGGTGTTCAGGACCGAGCCCATGACCCGCAATCGTCCGTCGGAGGTGATCTCGTGCGTGTTGCTGAGAAACTGCAGGTTGGCGCGGGCTGCCTCCTTCATGCGCTCGAGCCGTGGCGGAAGGCTGATGGCGCCCCGGACCAGCCTCGAGCCGAGGCCGGGAGGCGAGACCTCGCTGGTCGAAGAGATGATGTCGGTGCCCGGATTCGACGCGGGAGACCCGGGGGCTCCCGGCGGCCGCTCCGGTGGCGTCGCGTCGCGATGCGGCCGTTGCCGGCCGAGTCCCCAAGCCCCCAGCAGGATCAGGAGCAGCAGAGAAGCGAGGATCCACGCCCCGGAGGAGCGGGAGGAGGGCCGGTCGGCGGCGGGCGGCGCCATCCGCGGCGCGGCGGCCGGGCTCGCGGCGAGCCGCGCGGTCTCGGCCCCGGACCGGAAGCGATCGATCTCCCGCAGGAGCAGGTCGTAGTTTTGCGGGCGATCCTCGATGCGCTTGGCGAGCATCTTCTGGATTAGGCTGACCAGCGGATAAGGCAATCCGGGAGTGAGCTGGCGGGGATTGCGCACCGGCTCCCGCGCGTGCTTGAGGATGATCGAGACCGGGGTCGGCCCGTCGAAGGGGGGGCGCCCGGTGACCAGCTCGTAGAGTGTCGCCCCCAGGGAGTAGATGTCGCTGCGGAGATCGGAGGGCTGGCCGCAGGCCTGCTCGGGCGCCATGTAGTTCGGCGAGCCGAGGACCTCTCCCGCGAGGGTGAGTCCCGAATCGGCCACGACGATTTTGGCCAGCCCGAAGTCGGTGACCTTGAGGATCCCCTCGCCCGTGAGCATCAGGTTGCTCGGCTTGATGTCGCGGTGGACGATCCCCCGCGCCGCGGCGGCCTTCAGGCCCAGCGCCGCCTGCCGCATGAGGTCGGCCGCCTCCGCGGCAGGAAGCTTGCCGCGCTCGCGCACCAGCGTCTCCAGCGATTTCCCTTCCAGGAACTCCATGGCGAAAAACGGCTGTCCCGCCTCCTCGCCGATGGTGTAGATCTGCGTCACGTTGGGATGGGAAAGAGAAGCCGCGGCGCGGGCTTCGCGAAGAAATCTCTCGCGATAGCCGGCATCGCGCGCCAGGTCCGCGCGGAGCGTCTTCAGCGCCACGGTGCGGCTGAGGCTCGCGTCCCATCCACGATAGACGATCCCCATTCCTCCGGCGCCGAGAGTGTCGCGGACTTCATACGGTCCCATGCGGACCGGCCGCGCTTCCGGGTAACCCTGCGGGGCCGGCGGGGAGGAGGCGCCCGTCTCACCCCCCAGCTTCTGGGTGCCGCCGCCCGCCCGGGCTCCCTCCTGGAAGGCCAGAGAGGCGCCGCAACGGGCGCAGGCGCGGTGTCCGGCGGAGCCCGAAGGGTGGGCTTCACTCTCCTGGCGCTCTCCGCAATGAGGACAGATCACTGGCGACATCCCGGCTCCATTACATCCCTGTAATCGCGGCGGCCGCACCCAGGGCCTCTCGGGGCGGGCCGAACCTCCTTGGGAATCTATTCCGCGCCGGAGGGAAGTCAATGGGAGGGAAAGCGGGCTATTTGCGGAACAGCCCCTTGAGCAGCCCTTTCTTCTCGTCTTCGGAGGCGAGCGCCTGGCGGGCCGTGTCGTTGGCGGCGTCCCAGGAGAGCGCGCTCTGGAGGTACTGCAAGCTCTTCTCCTCCTGGCCTATCTTGCGGTAGAGAATGCCGAGCTGGGCGTAGTTCTCGGCAAAGGTGGGGTTCAGCTCGACGGCCCTGAGGAAATGCCGTTCCGCCTCCTTGCGAAGGCGCGGATTGCGGCTCTGGACGAGCGCCAGGTAGCGGTGATACTCCTCGCGCGTCTCATCCTGCTCGACGGCGTGCGCGAAGAAAGGGAGCGCCTTGACGAATTCGTGCCTCTCGAACAGAGACTTGCCGTGCAGGAAATTCTGCCGGGCCAATTCGGCTGCGCTCGCCGCCGTCTTCTCAGGCGCCTGCTTGTCGGTCGCCTGAGCCAGCGACTTGTCGTACTCTTCCCGGCTGCCGCTCTTGGAAAGCGTCGCGTAAGCTTCCGTGATGGCCGCGAAGACTTTCTCGGCCCGGTCTTTCGTCTCGTCCTCGGAGAACTTGTCGGGATGAAGCCGCTTGGCCAGGGAATAATAGCTGTGCCGGATCTCCGATTCGCTTGCCGTGGAAGCGAGGCCGAGGACTTCGTAGAAACTCTGGCCCTTGAGGGCCGAGTGCCGGCTCAGCATCTCCTCCACCGGACCCGCGGGCGGGCGCGGAGCGCGGGCCGGCGCGGGACGCGGCCGCGACGGGCGGGTCGGGGCGGCGCCCCCGGCGTCCCGGGCGGTGACGCGGGGCGTCGTCGGAACATCGGCCTCCGGTTCCACCGTGTCCACCTGCAGGAAACCCGCCAGGATGAGCGCGGTCAGCGCGCAGTCGGTCTCGCCGGGGCCCAGCGGGCTGGTCTGCGCGATCTCTCTCAAGGAGAGGGTGCCGTCCACCCGGGAAAGGAGGAACCCTTCCGCCGGCTCCAGCGGGACCGCCTCCAACGGCATCGGCGGAGCGGGGTGCGGGCGGACGCGCGCCGCGCGGTCTCCGAGCACGCCG
This genomic interval from Candidatus Polarisedimenticolia bacterium contains the following:
- a CDS encoding protein kinase, yielding MSPVICPHCGERQESEAHPSGSAGHRACARCGASLAFQEGARAGGGTQKLGGETGASSPPAPQGYPEARPVRMGPYEVRDTLGAGGMGIVYRGWDASLSRTVALKTLRADLARDAGYRERFLREARAAASLSHPNVTQIYTIGEEAGQPFFAMEFLEGKSLETLVRERGKLPAAEAADLMRQAALGLKAAAARGIVHRDIKPSNLMLTGEGILKVTDFGLAKIVVADSGLTLAGEVLGSPNYMAPEQACGQPSDLRSDIYSLGATLYELVTGRPPFDGPTPVSIILKHAREPVRNPRQLTPGLPYPLVSLIQKMLAKRIEDRPQNYDLLLREIDRFRSGAETARLAASPAAAPRMAPPAADRPSSRSSGAWILASLLLLILLGAWGLGRQRPHRDATPPERPPGAPGSPASNPGTDIISSTSEVSPPGLGSRLVRGAISLPPRLERMKEAARANLQFLSNTHEITSDGRLRVMGSVLNTGLGRATDVEIRILLTDPAGRLLGSTTVPLSPALLGSRQSGTFEAFFPDPHEPISIRTELNWNS
- a CDS encoding DnaJ domain-containing protein; amino-acid sequence: MSAFSGKLSEQPLPRVLSRILEGRRSGGLKLSFGSVTRQLFIEEGRVIRYAASNVLSESLTELLKQRGQFHADEMRQATAGKQANELLGSALLRLGFLSAEDHRTLVIETIEKIVLSASKWTDARFEFQQGELPFTQPGDAGLPVPVAILGLVRNVADPAMVSGVLGDRAARVRPHPAPPMPLEAVPLEPAEGFLLSRVDGTLSLREIAQTSPLGPGETDCALTALILAGFLQVDTVEPEADVPTTPRVTARDAGGAAPTRPSRPRPAPARAPRPPAGPVEEMLSRHSALKGQSFYEVLGLASTASESEIRHSYYSLAKRLHPDKFSEDETKDRAEKVFAAITEAYATLSKSGSREEYDKSLAQATDKQAPEKTAASAAELARQNFLHGKSLFERHEFVKALPFFAHAVEQDETREEYHRYLALVQSRNPRLRKEAERHFLRAVELNPTFAENYAQLGILYRKIGQEEKSLQYLQSALSWDAANDTARQALASEDEKKGLLKGLFRK